From the genome of Streptomyces sp. NBC_00659, one region includes:
- a CDS encoding CCA tRNA nucleotidyltransferase, whose amino-acid sequence MPNANEDNSSALSQVQRRAVSELLRVSPVADELARRFQEAGFSLALVGGSVRDALLGRLGNDLDFTTDARPEDVLKIVRPWADALWEVGIAFGTVGAQKDARVGDAEQSFQIEITTYRSEAYDRTSRKPEVSYGDSIEEDLVRRDFTVNAMAVALPEKEFIDPYGGLDDLAARVLRTPGTPEASFSDDPLRMMRAARFAAQLDFEVAPEVVAAMTDMAGRIEIVSAERVREELNKLIQSAHPRKGLTLLVDTGLAEHVLPELPALRLERDEHHRHKDVYEHTLIVLEQAMALEENGPDLTLRLAALLHDIGKPRTRRFEQDGRVSFHHHEMVGAKMTKKRMTALKYSNDLVKDVSRLVELHLRFHGYGTGEWTDSAVRRYVRDAGPLLDRLHKLTRSDCTTRNKRKATALSRAYDGLEERIAQLKEQEELDAIRPDLDGNEIMEVLGIGPGPAIGQAYKFLLELRLENGPMGHDAAVAALKEWWAEQD is encoded by the coding sequence GTGCCGAACGCCAACGAAGACAATTCCAGTGCCCTGAGCCAGGTGCAGCGCCGCGCGGTGAGTGAACTGCTGCGGGTGTCCCCTGTCGCCGACGAGCTCGCCCGCCGTTTCCAGGAGGCTGGGTTCTCGCTCGCCCTGGTCGGCGGCTCGGTCCGGGACGCGCTCCTCGGTCGGCTCGGCAATGACCTGGACTTCACGACGGACGCCCGGCCCGAGGACGTACTGAAGATCGTCCGGCCCTGGGCGGACGCCCTGTGGGAGGTCGGGATCGCCTTCGGCACGGTCGGTGCGCAGAAGGACGCCCGAGTGGGCGATGCGGAGCAGTCGTTCCAGATCGAGATCACGACGTACCGCTCCGAGGCGTACGACCGGACCTCGCGCAAGCCGGAGGTCTCCTACGGCGACTCCATCGAGGAAGACCTCGTGCGTCGCGACTTCACGGTGAACGCGATGGCCGTCGCGCTGCCGGAGAAGGAGTTCATCGACCCGTACGGAGGTCTGGACGATCTCGCCGCTCGCGTTCTGCGTACCCCGGGCACCCCGGAAGCGTCCTTCTCCGATGACCCGCTGCGGATGATGCGCGCCGCACGGTTCGCCGCGCAGCTCGACTTCGAGGTGGCGCCCGAGGTGGTTGCCGCCATGACGGACATGGCCGGGCGTATCGAGATCGTCTCCGCGGAGCGGGTGCGGGAGGAGCTGAACAAGCTGATCCAGTCCGCCCACCCGCGCAAGGGCCTGACGCTGCTCGTGGACACCGGGCTCGCGGAGCACGTGCTTCCCGAGCTTCCCGCCCTGCGACTGGAGAGGGACGAGCATCACCGGCACAAGGACGTCTACGAGCACACGCTGATCGTGCTGGAACAGGCGATGGCGCTGGAGGAGAACGGGCCCGATCTGACGCTCAGGCTCGCCGCGCTGCTCCACGACATCGGCAAGCCGCGGACGCGACGCTTCGAGCAGGACGGGCGGGTCTCCTTCCACCACCATGAGATGGTGGGCGCCAAGATGACCAAGAAGCGGATGACGGCGCTCAAATACTCGAACGACCTCGTCAAGGACGTGTCCCGTCTGGTCGAGCTGCATCTGCGTTTCCACGGGTACGGCACCGGAGAGTGGACGGACTCCGCCGTCCGCCGCTATGTGCGTGACGCGGGCCCGCTCCTCGACCGCCTCCACAAGCTGACCCGTTCCGACTGCACCACGCGCAACAAGCGCAAGGCGACCGCACTCTCCCGCGCCTACGACGGGCTGGAGGAGCGCATCGCCCAGCTCAAGGAGCAGGAAGAGCTCGACGCGATCCGTCCCGACCTGGACGGCAACGAGATCATGGAGGTCCTGGGAATCGGACCCGGCCCCGCGATCGGCCAGGCCTACAAGTTCCTGCTGGAGCTGCGGCTGGAGAACGGGCCGATGGGGCATGACGCTGCGGTGGCGGCGCTCAAGGAGTGGTGGGCCGAGCAGGACTGA
- a CDS encoding DUF6049 family protein — protein sequence MAEAADFQGTSPSPARRWLRRSGALLAGAPLLAGLLQLPLSTPSQAAEKASAATGTGSVATASGSSGPVDVSLDSLAPSAPTDGDTVTVSGSVTNTGKQTVTDAHVGIRVGPSLNTRSAIDTVAKRTSFQPGLDTLEVGGKYVANVTKLTAGSSQHFSISVPVKDLDLGSEGVYQLGVSLTGRTTAQPWDQVLGIERTFLPWQPEAADTKTRTTYLWPLVSTVHLTAETGSDAQQTPVFKNDDLAKEISPGGRLDQLLSLGNEIDVTWVLDPDLLASVDAMRGGYRIQQENGTTVAGRNQAVANAWLDKLEKAVQGQSIVALPFADPDLASLAHHGKDVTGSLSHLKDATDVAADTVETIVHVKPSTEFAWPADGAVDPSIIKVATSAGADKVIARSDSLRETGGLPYTPSAARPIGGGTTAVVADERLSTAFQGDMMKADASTLAVQKFLAQSLMINLQEPKNERSIVVAPQRMPTASQAQSMAEALRALQQGNWSQSQGLTEAAKAKPDPGATTKVPSTSSYPPALRKRELPRSAFERIQATQAKLDKFRMILTDESRVVTPFGRAIERGMSASWRGRTTEAAAFRQGVETYLDGLMGLVHLIQKSDAKLSGRSATIPVTVQNNLVQGVGHLVLRLTSQQPTRLEIGDDPYDEQPIQVAGEHSQSVKFTTSTKANGPVQVVAQLYTEDGQPYGDPVPFEVKVTEITSTVMLVIGGGVLLLVLAGFRMYTQRKRAAARNAEEDTANGPEAGGDSEVAEGTVDTDSTEDSEAGPERTSGPESGADDPEQPSDPTPDTAPESADPSGTGERVDR from the coding sequence GTGGCCGAGGCGGCAGACTTCCAAGGGACGAGTCCCTCACCTGCCCGCCGGTGGCTCCGGCGCAGCGGTGCACTGCTGGCCGGGGCGCCGCTGCTGGCCGGGCTGCTCCAGCTGCCCTTGAGTACGCCCTCCCAGGCCGCAGAGAAGGCTTCCGCCGCCACTGGCACAGGGTCCGTGGCCACCGCTTCGGGATCGTCCGGCCCCGTGGACGTCAGCCTCGACTCGCTGGCCCCCAGCGCCCCCACCGACGGTGACACGGTCACGGTCTCGGGCTCGGTCACCAACACGGGCAAGCAGACGGTCACCGACGCCCACGTGGGCATCCGGGTGGGACCGTCCCTGAACACCCGCTCCGCCATCGACACGGTCGCGAAGCGCACCAGCTTCCAGCCGGGCCTCGACACGCTGGAGGTCGGGGGCAAGTACGTCGCCAATGTCACCAAGCTCACCGCGGGCAGCTCGCAGCACTTCAGCATCTCGGTCCCGGTCAAGGATCTCGATCTCGGCTCCGAGGGCGTCTACCAGCTCGGCGTGTCGCTCACGGGCCGGACCACCGCTCAGCCGTGGGACCAGGTCCTCGGTATCGAGCGGACGTTCCTGCCCTGGCAGCCCGAGGCGGCGGACACGAAGACGAGGACGACGTACCTCTGGCCGCTCGTCTCCACCGTCCACCTCACGGCGGAGACGGGTTCGGACGCCCAGCAGACGCCCGTCTTCAAGAACGACGACCTGGCCAAGGAGATCTCCCCGGGCGGCCGCCTGGACCAGCTCCTGTCGCTGGGGAACGAGATCGATGTCACCTGGGTCCTCGACCCGGACCTGCTGGCCTCCGTCGACGCGATGAGGGGCGGTTACCGGATCCAGCAGGAGAACGGCACGACCGTCGCCGGGCGGAACCAGGCGGTGGCCAACGCCTGGCTCGACAAGCTGGAGAAAGCGGTCCAGGGCCAGAGCATCGTGGCCCTGCCGTTCGCCGACCCCGACCTCGCGTCGCTGGCCCACCACGGCAAGGACGTCACCGGTTCCCTGAGCCACCTCAAGGACGCCACCGATGTGGCGGCCGACACGGTGGAGACGATCGTCCACGTGAAGCCGAGCACGGAGTTCGCCTGGCCGGCTGACGGCGCGGTGGACCCGTCGATCATCAAGGTGGCCACGTCGGCCGGCGCGGACAAGGTGATCGCCCGCAGCGACAGCCTGCGTGAGACCGGCGGACTGCCCTACACGCCCAGCGCAGCCCGCCCCATCGGCGGCGGAACCACGGCGGTGGTCGCCGACGAGCGGCTGTCGACCGCGTTCCAGGGCGACATGATGAAGGCGGACGCCTCGACACTCGCCGTTCAGAAGTTCCTCGCGCAGAGCCTGATGATCAACCTTCAGGAGCCGAAGAACGAGCGCAGCATCGTCGTCGCTCCGCAGCGCATGCCCACGGCCAGCCAGGCGCAGTCCATGGCCGAGGCACTGCGGGCGCTCCAGCAGGGGAACTGGTCGCAGTCCCAGGGGCTGACCGAGGCCGCCAAGGCCAAGCCGGACCCCGGCGCCACCACGAAGGTGCCGTCCACGTCCTCGTACCCGCCGGCGCTGCGCAAGCGGGAGCTGCCGCGCTCGGCGTTCGAGAGGATCCAGGCGACCCAGGCCAAGCTCGACAAGTTCCGGATGATCCTGACCGACGAGTCCCGTGTGGTCACGCCGTTCGGACGGGCCATAGAGCGGGGGATGTCGGCGTCCTGGCGCGGTCGGACCACGGAGGCGGCGGCCTTCCGGCAGGGTGTGGAGACCTACCTCGACGGGCTCATGGGCCTGGTGCATCTCATCCAGAAGTCGGACGCGAAGCTGTCCGGGCGCAGCGCCACCATCCCCGTGACCGTCCAGAACAACCTCGTGCAGGGCGTCGGCCATCTGGTGCTGCGGCTCACCTCGCAGCAGCCCACCCGCCTCGAGATCGGCGATGACCCGTACGACGAGCAGCCGATCCAGGTCGCGGGCGAGCACAGCCAGTCGGTCAAGTTCACGACGTCCACCAAAGCCAACGGCCCGGTTCAGGTCGTCGCCCAGCTCTACACGGAGGACGGGCAGCCGTACGGAGACCCGGTTCCCTTCGAGGTGAAGGTCACCGAGATCACCTCCACGGTGATGCTCGTCATCGGCGGCGGCGTCCTGCTTCTCGTGCTCGCCGGTTTCCGGATGTACACGCAGCGTAAGCGCGCGGCGGCCCGGAACGCCGAGGAGGACACGGCGAACGGTCCCGAAGCGGGGGGCGACAGCGAGGTCGCCGAGGGCACCGTGGACACTGACTCCACCGAAGACTCCGAGGCCGGTCCCGAACGGACTTCCGGCCCGGAGTCCGGGGCAGACGACCCGGAGCAGCCGAGTGACCCGACACCGGACACCGCACCGGAAAGCGCCGACCCGTCCGGCACGGGTGAGAGAGTGGACCGTTGA
- a CDS encoding PadR family transcriptional regulator — translation MSRRAGILEFAVLGLLRESPMHGYELRKRLNTSLGVFRAFSYGTLYPCLKTLVANGWLIEESGSTPEDALSATLAGRRAKIVYRLTAEGKDHFEELLAQTGPDAYEDEHFAARFAFFGQTSRDVRMRVLEGRRSRLEERLEKMRASLARTRERLDDYTLELQRHGMESVEREVRWLNELIESERAGRDVKRPGTDGSAQQDNTSGETGGLPRHRDSPRPDPSDDTAT, via the coding sequence ATGAGCCGGCGTGCCGGGATCCTCGAGTTCGCCGTACTCGGCCTGCTCCGCGAGTCCCCGATGCACGGCTATGAGCTGCGCAAACGACTCAATACGTCACTGGGTGTGTTCCGTGCCTTCAGTTACGGAACGCTCTACCCGTGCCTCAAGACGCTGGTCGCCAACGGCTGGTTGATCGAGGAATCAGGATCCACACCCGAAGACGCCCTGTCGGCAACACTCGCGGGACGTCGCGCCAAGATCGTCTACCGATTGACGGCGGAAGGTAAGGATCACTTCGAGGAGCTTCTCGCGCAGACGGGTCCCGACGCGTACGAGGACGAGCACTTCGCTGCTCGCTTCGCGTTCTTCGGGCAGACGTCACGCGATGTACGCATGCGCGTACTGGAAGGTCGCCGCAGCCGTCTGGAGGAGCGCCTCGAGAAGATGCGCGCCTCGCTGGCGCGCACCCGGGAGCGCCTCGACGACTACACGCTTGAGCTCCAGCGCCACGGAATGGAGTCCGTGGAGCGCGAAGTGCGCTGGCTGAACGAGCTCATCGAGAGCGAGCGGGCCGGACGGGACGTCAAGCGTCCCGGTACGGATGGCTCCGCTCAGCAGGACAACACATCTGGAGAGACGGGCGGCCTGCCCCGGCACCGGGACAGCCCCCGGCCGGATCCGTCCGACGACACCGCCACGTGA
- a CDS encoding LppU/SCO3897 family protein: MTTPPPQGQNPFAQGQPPQGENPFAQGQPPQGYPQQPGADFAPVPPQRPKRSIKQYLRGGVVVVAVIAAGVGYLASRHDPETAKVGDCMSISNPDSSTDPGLKVVDCGDAKAKFKVAQKKTDDSGCDRTKYAEYTETGKNDFTLCLEELASK; this comes from the coding sequence GTGACAACTCCGCCGCCTCAGGGCCAGAACCCGTTCGCGCAGGGGCAGCCGCCGCAGGGCGAGAACCCGTTCGCGCAGGGGCAGCCGCCGCAGGGATACCCGCAGCAGCCGGGCGCCGACTTTGCCCCGGTCCCGCCGCAGCGCCCGAAGCGCAGCATCAAGCAGTACCTGCGCGGCGGCGTCGTAGTCGTTGCCGTCATAGCCGCCGGCGTGGGTTACCTGGCGAGCCGGCACGACCCGGAGACTGCCAAGGTCGGCGACTGCATGAGCATCAGCAACCCGGACAGCAGTACGGACCCGGGCCTGAAGGTCGTGGACTGCGGCGACGCCAAGGCGAAGTTCAAGGTCGCCCAGAAGAAGACCGACGACTCCGGCTGCGACCGCACCAAGTACGCCGAGTACACCGAGACGGGCAAGAACGACTTCACTCTCTGCCTGGAGGAGCTCGCCTCCAAGTAG
- a CDS encoding inositol-3-phosphate synthase, with translation MGSVRVAIVGVGNCAASLVQGVEYYKDADPAAKVPGLMHVQFGDYHVGDVEFVAAFDVDAKKVGLDLSDAIGASENNTIKICDVPNKGITVQRGHTLDGLGKYYRMTIEESAEAPVDIVQILKDKQVDVLVCYLPVGSEAAAKFYAQCAIDAKVAFVNALPVFIAGTKEWADKFTEAGVPIVGDDIKSQVGATITHRVMAKLFEDRGVRLERTMQLNVGGNMDFKNMLERDRLESKKISKTQAVTSQIPDRELGEKNVHIGPSDYVAWLDDRKWAYVRLEGRAFGDVPLNLEYKLEVWDSPNSAGVIIDAVRAAKIAKDRGIGGPILSASSYFMKSPPVQYFDDEAFANVEKFIKGEVER, from the coding sequence ATGGGTTCGGTTCGCGTAGCCATCGTCGGCGTGGGCAACTGCGCCGCCTCGCTGGTTCAGGGCGTCGAGTACTACAAGGACGCCGATCCGGCGGCCAAGGTACCCGGCCTGATGCACGTCCAGTTCGGCGACTACCACGTCGGTGACGTCGAGTTCGTCGCCGCGTTCGACGTCGACGCGAAGAAGGTCGGCCTCGACCTCTCCGACGCCATCGGTGCCAGCGAGAACAACACCATCAAGATCTGCGACGTCCCGAACAAGGGCATCACGGTCCAGCGCGGTCACACCCTGGACGGTCTCGGTAAGTACTACCGCATGACCATCGAGGAGTCCGCCGAGGCGCCGGTCGACATCGTCCAGATCCTCAAGGACAAGCAGGTCGACGTCCTCGTCTGCTACCTGCCCGTCGGTTCCGAGGCCGCGGCGAAGTTCTACGCCCAGTGCGCCATCGACGCCAAGGTCGCCTTCGTCAACGCGCTCCCGGTCTTCATCGCCGGCACCAAGGAGTGGGCGGACAAGTTCACCGAGGCGGGCGTCCCGATCGTCGGCGACGACATCAAGTCGCAGGTCGGCGCGACCATCACGCACCGTGTGATGGCGAAGCTGTTCGAGGACCGCGGTGTCCGTCTTGAGCGCACCATGCAGCTCAACGTCGGCGGCAACATGGACTTCAAGAACATGCTGGAGCGCGACCGCCTCGAGTCCAAGAAGATCTCGAAGACGCAGGCCGTCACCTCGCAGATCCCCGACCGTGAGCTGGGCGAGAAGAACGTCCACATCGGTCCCTCGGACTACGTGGCCTGGCTCGACGACCGCAAGTGGGCGTACGTCCGCCTCGAGGGCCGTGCCTTCGGCGACGTCCCGCTGAACCTGGAGTACAAGCTCGAGGTCTGGGACTCCCCGAACTCGGCCGGTGTCATCATCGACGCCGTGCGCGCCGCGAAGATCGCCAAGGACCGCGGTATCGGCGGCCCGATCCTCTCCGCGTCGAGCTACTTCATGAAGTCCCCGCCGGTCCAGTACTTCGACGACGAGGCCTTCGCCAACGTCGAGAAGTTCATCAAGGGCGAGGTCGAGCGCTAA
- a CDS encoding MFS transporter — protein sequence MAVVRDLRVLLRFQGFRRLLGVRLLSQGADGVYQVALATYVVFSPEKQTSAASIASAMAVLLLPYSLVGPFAGVLLDRWQRRQVFLYGNLLRAALACVTALLMLSPAPDWLFYTSALCVTAVNRFVLAGLSAALPRVVDRDRLVVANSLSPTAGTLAATVGAGLAFAVRLVVADSDAAVVLVGAGLYLCAALASLRIAPGILGPDQELVRPYVGTALAGTARGLAGGVRHLAELPRREAAWALTAMTLMRFCYGALTVMVLMLCRYAWASGSDDGLALLGLAVGVSGAGFFVAAVVTPWAAGRLGPGRWIAVCAGTAAVLVPALCLLFAPSPTLGAAFMLGVTTQGAKIATDTIVQSAVDDGFRGRIFSVYDVLFNVAFVGAAAVAALMLPSDGRSVSLVLTVAAVYASIAAAMARFETR from the coding sequence ATGGCCGTCGTGCGTGACCTGCGCGTCCTCCTGCGCTTCCAGGGATTCAGACGCCTGCTCGGTGTACGGCTGCTGTCCCAGGGCGCCGACGGCGTCTACCAGGTCGCGCTGGCCACCTACGTGGTCTTCTCGCCGGAGAAGCAGACTTCGGCGGCCTCCATCGCCTCCGCCATGGCCGTGCTCCTTCTCCCGTACTCCCTCGTCGGCCCCTTCGCGGGCGTCCTGCTGGACCGCTGGCAGCGTCGGCAGGTCTTTCTGTACGGCAACCTGCTGCGCGCGGCACTGGCGTGCGTGACGGCGCTTCTGATGCTGAGCCCGGCGCCCGACTGGCTCTTCTACACCTCCGCGCTCTGCGTCACCGCCGTCAACCGCTTCGTCCTGGCCGGGCTGTCGGCCGCGCTGCCCCGTGTCGTCGACAGGGACCGTCTGGTGGTGGCCAACTCGCTCTCACCGACCGCGGGAACGCTCGCGGCCACCGTGGGCGCGGGTCTCGCGTTCGCCGTACGGCTGGTCGTCGCGGACTCCGACGCGGCGGTGGTCCTCGTGGGAGCGGGGCTGTATCTGTGCGCGGCCCTCGCCTCGCTGCGTATCGCCCCGGGAATCCTCGGGCCCGACCAGGAGCTGGTCCGGCCGTACGTGGGCACGGCCCTCGCCGGCACCGCGCGAGGCCTCGCCGGAGGCGTGCGCCATCTCGCGGAGCTCCCACGGCGGGAGGCTGCCTGGGCTCTGACGGCGATGACCCTGATGCGCTTCTGCTACGGCGCCTTGACGGTCATGGTGCTCATGCTCTGCCGCTACGCGTGGGCGTCCGGCTCGGACGACGGGCTCGCGCTCCTTGGACTGGCCGTGGGCGTCTCGGGAGCCGGCTTCTTCGTCGCTGCCGTGGTGACGCCCTGGGCGGCCGGGCGGCTGGGGCCGGGCCGTTGGATCGCCGTCTGCGCCGGCACCGCCGCGGTCCTGGTACCCGCGCTGTGCCTCCTGTTCGCCCCCTCACCCACACTGGGCGCCGCCTTCATGCTGGGCGTGACCACACAGGGCGCGAAGATCGCCACGGACACCATCGTGCAGTCCGCCGTGGACGACGGCTTCCGCGGCAGGATCTTCTCGGTCTACGACGTCCTGTTCAACGTCGCCTTCGTCGGAGCGGCCGCAGTGGCCGCGCTGATGCTGCCTTCTGACGGACGGTCCGTTTCCCTCGTCCTCACCGTTGCGGCGGTCTACGCATCAATTGCGGCCGCTATGGCCCGCTTTGAGACTCGGTGA
- the murJ gene encoding murein biosynthesis integral membrane protein MurJ — protein sequence MNAPYDGDRGQGAGSSGYPEDYPDRAADRSGRPEGMPETAQMPPGSPADMYLQDAYDQDPYRAQDLSAQDPVTEALYDRAAHPPPAPGTYAPQQPLYAQPPASQYAPDPRLWAQTPPPEPSGPTRHLPYGDDARTTQYVGVDDLVTQAGEEQHEPDAFAHLFRDQQQGGVRPGYASPAVPAPAPEPAPAAAQPPAAAPAKSGGRASGLLKSSAVMAAGTLVSRLTGFVRTMIITAALGAATLGDAWTVAYTLPTMIYILTVGGGLNSVFVPQLVRSMKEDDDGGEAYANRLLTLVMVALGVIVTAAVFIAPLLIQLMSSPIASDPAANNVAVTFARYCLPTIFFMGVHVVMGQILNARGKFGAMMWTPVLNNIVMIFTFGMFLWVYGTARHSGISVTNIPPDGIRLLGIGTLLGLVVQATAMVPYLREAGFRFRPRFDWRGHGLGKAIKLAKWTVLFVLANQAGVLVVTQLATAAGKASGKSGAGIMAYANAQLIWGMPQAIITVSVMAAMLPRISRAAHDGDPGAVRDDISQGLRTSAVAIVPVAFMFLALGIPMCTLLFGSSGLESAESQGYVLMAFALGLIPFSVQYVILRGFYAYEDTRTPFYNTVIVAAVNAAASAVCYMILPAQWAVVGMAGAYGLAYAVGVGVAWQRLRRRLGGDLDGARVLRTYARLCLASVPGAVVGGTVGFAITQVLGHGVIGSIAALVFGSVALLGVFYVAARKMRIEELNSMVGMVRGRLGR from the coding sequence ATGAACGCGCCGTACGACGGTGACCGCGGCCAGGGCGCGGGATCCTCGGGCTACCCCGAGGACTACCCGGACCGGGCCGCGGACCGCTCCGGCCGCCCCGAGGGCATGCCGGAGACCGCTCAGATGCCGCCAGGGTCTCCCGCGGACATGTACCTCCAGGACGCCTACGACCAGGATCCGTACCGGGCTCAGGACCTCTCGGCCCAGGACCCGGTGACGGAGGCGCTGTACGACCGTGCCGCGCACCCCCCGCCGGCGCCCGGCACGTACGCCCCCCAGCAGCCTCTGTACGCCCAGCCGCCCGCGTCGCAGTACGCACCCGACCCGCGGCTGTGGGCCCAGACGCCTCCTCCGGAGCCGTCCGGGCCGACGCGTCACCTGCCCTACGGCGACGACGCCCGGACCACCCAGTACGTGGGCGTGGACGATCTGGTCACGCAGGCCGGCGAAGAACAGCATGAGCCCGACGCCTTCGCTCATCTCTTCCGCGATCAGCAGCAGGGTGGCGTCCGTCCTGGCTACGCCTCCCCCGCGGTCCCGGCACCGGCTCCCGAGCCGGCTCCGGCCGCCGCTCAGCCGCCCGCGGCCGCTCCGGCGAAGTCCGGCGGCCGAGCCTCCGGTTTGCTGAAGTCGAGCGCGGTGATGGCGGCGGGCACGCTGGTGTCCCGTCTCACCGGCTTCGTACGGACCATGATCATCACCGCCGCTCTGGGTGCGGCGACACTCGGTGACGCCTGGACGGTCGCCTACACCCTGCCGACGATGATCTACATCCTCACCGTCGGCGGCGGCCTCAACTCGGTCTTCGTACCCCAGCTCGTGCGGTCCATGAAGGAGGACGACGACGGGGGCGAGGCCTACGCCAACCGCCTGCTGACGCTCGTGATGGTCGCCCTCGGTGTGATCGTCACCGCCGCGGTCTTCATCGCGCCGCTGCTGATCCAGCTGATGTCGTCGCCCATCGCGAGCGACCCCGCGGCCAACAACGTGGCCGTCACGTTCGCCCGCTACTGCCTGCCCACGATCTTCTTCATGGGCGTGCACGTGGTCATGGGCCAGATCCTCAACGCCCGCGGCAAGTTCGGCGCGATGATGTGGACCCCGGTCCTGAACAACATCGTCATGATCTTCACGTTCGGCATGTTCCTCTGGGTCTACGGCACCGCCCGGCACTCCGGGATCTCGGTGACCAACATCCCGCCGGACGGCATCCGCCTGCTGGGCATCGGCACCCTGCTCGGTCTGGTCGTCCAGGCCACGGCGATGGTTCCGTATCTGCGCGAGGCAGGCTTCCGGTTCCGTCCGCGCTTCGACTGGCGGGGCCACGGCCTCGGCAAGGCCATCAAGCTCGCCAAGTGGACCGTGCTCTTCGTGCTCGCCAACCAGGCCGGCGTCCTCGTCGTCACGCAGCTGGCCACGGCGGCAGGCAAGGCCTCGGGCAAGAGCGGCGCGGGCATCATGGCCTACGCCAACGCCCAGCTCATCTGGGGCATGCCGCAGGCGATCATCACGGTCTCCGTCATGGCGGCCATGCTCCCGCGGATCTCACGAGCGGCCCACGACGGAGACCCGGGAGCCGTCCGTGACGACATCTCGCAGGGTCTGCGGACCTCGGCCGTCGCGATCGTCCCGGTGGCCTTCATGTTCCTCGCCCTGGGCATCCCCATGTGCACCCTGCTCTTCGGCTCCAGCGGCCTCGAGTCCGCCGAATCCCAGGGCTACGTCCTCATGGCCTTCGCCCTCGGCCTGATCCCGTTCTCGGTGCAGTACGTGATCCTGCGCGGCTTCTACGCCTACGAGGACACCCGTACGCCGTTCTACAACACGGTCATCGTGGCCGCCGTCAACGCGGCGGCATCGGCCGTCTGTTACATGATCCTGCCCGCGCAGTGGGCGGTCGTCGGCATGGCCGGCGCGTACGGCCTGGCGTACGCCGTGGGCGTCGGAGTGGCCTGGCAGCGACTGCGCAGGCGGCTGGGCGGCGACCTGGACGGTGCCCGCGTGCTGCGCACGTACGCCCGTCTGTGCCTGGCCTCCGTCCCTGGCGCCGTGGTGGGCGGCACCGTAGGCTTCGCGATCACCCAGGTCCTCGGACATGGCGTGATCGGTTCGATCGCGGCGCTCGTCTTCGGATCGGTCGCCCTGCTCGGTGTCTTCTACGTCGCGGCGCGCAAGATGCGCATCGAAGAACTCAACTCAATGGTCGGAATGGTCCGCGGGCGCCTGGGGCGCTGA